TCTCCGGGTTCCTTACCGTCTCTGTGAAAATAACCGCGGAATCGGATGGCTTCATCTCGCCCGCAATATGGAAAGGGGAGCCAAGACGGTCTGGTTGGAATTGGAGACCGCCGATGGACACTAGTTTTGAACTGGGCTCGGGGAACTTGTTCCTGAAATCCTGCAACGGTATGCAgtggagaagaagctctAAAACAAAAGGGACGGAATGAAAGCTACGAATCATGCTTTTGATCCAGACCACCGGAATCCAAAGAACTTCGGAATGATCGACCTTGTCTTTGGCGAAGATCAATAAATCGGTCAAAGGCAAGGAGCCTTCGGAGGAGGCCAGATCGATGCAGAAGAGAATCTTGAGTTTGGGGAAATGAGGTTCGCCCGCGAGTCTCATCCCTGTCTGAACTATTGTTATTGATGCTTTGATGAACGTTTGCAGGTCAATTCTCGTCAAGCAACCGCAGCGGCCCATCAAATCGCAGAGGCGGTCGTCGCGGTAGCACTATCGTGGAGGAACTGGAAATGATCGATCATGCCCACCAGTCGACGGACGACGTACCTTTGTCGCCGTGTTGGTCATCGCAAGGACGGAGATTTTCGCACTATTATTGTCCGTGTCTTTCCCCGTGCGCCGATCTATCGGACTTATACATGGTCTGCATAACCATTTCAATAGTGATGGCCCTCATCATAACTCGACTCAATAGCCCACTACTTCCTCGCAATCCGCCTCCAGCAAAGCCTCGCAATAGCTCGGCAAGTCTGATACTTAATACCCCAAGTTCTTCATTCGGCTGTACTCCTCAAGTTACGATATTGAAGAGAGGTGGCTGGGCCGGACCGCTGCATGGCCGGGAAGTGGATCGACGAACAAGATCCCAATCAGGGTTAAATCTTGGAACCAAAATCAGAGAGGCTGGGCCTGTAAGGTCGAGACTTGGACGCGACTCACGCGAGACTCCCAAATTCCTAGCCCCTTTTCACCGCTCTGCTTTCCCTATGTATTATTGCGCCAGGCAGATCAGAGCGGTCAAGATGATGTAAAATGTAGCCGGGACGAAGTTCGGGTCCTGCAGCCATTGCATCCACTCTTCAGATGGATGCAGGGAAGAAATCTTGGAAGCCAATGAGGCCAGGAAGCTCAGGGACGTACCCAGGGTAAGCCAGCAGGCCCAGCACGATCTACTCTGTATATGAGATGAGGACGGGGTTACTCTAGGAAATCTTGTAAAAGGATAATTATCCAGCTTGGGGCATGTGGGCTCCTGTAAGGGCTGCAAAGTCTCTGCTGGGACCGAGAAGCTCGAACTTTGCAATCTTCGAAGAGGCACATTAAAGTCATGATAGGCGTTTCCGGAGTAACCCCTCGCGCGATTGCTGATCGGGTGGGTGGATTCGATGCCATATTGAATGTGGATCTTCGACCCCACCTATCATGAAGAAGAGCCACCCAAGTCTTTTGCAGACTCTCGCCAGTCTCGCGCGAAGAAAACAGAGCCATCAGGACGGGGAGGACAGGTGATTATTGATGAGGTGCTGTCATGCAGTTCTTcctggtggaagaggacggCGGGGTCAGTGCCGGATTGTGAGCAAGCTAGAATGTACGACACCCAAATCTTTGAATCGTCATCTGACCCCATCTGGACGATGCGTGCTCACTGCTCCGTGGCCGTCGTTCGTTTCCAGGGTGGGGGCCTGAGGCTGGAcacggaagaagagcgcgtCTCCGAGCTGAGGCTGGTACGAAGACGCGACGGTTGGCAGGGCCAGGCAGCCACCTGGCATTGGCAGTGGACAGCGCCACACTTGTCCCGAATCTGTCGGTGCACTAACCGTGTCTGTCATGGCGACTTACAGGAAAAGCAAGAGAAGAGGCTTCAGAAGCACAGCCCGCGGTGGCTCGAGTTTCAACACGACACACGTATACAAAAAGATTTTCGACCCGCGGTAtgcaagatatttttatGTACCCAATCAACACCAGACGGCATCCCCCGTAAGCGCATTGCAAGGGTGGCGTCACAGTAGTCTCAAGGATGCACAATCTGCAGATGCGGCCGAGTACGGTGTACTGTATGGTTTATTCGACTGACCGAGAATTGGGTGTCTACGCTTTTATTCATCCATCGCGATGTGTCTTGGGCTCAATAAAAGTGTGAGCTCGTGAGAGTGGGATTTGAGGGGTCATATCGTCGGTACTTTTGTTGTTGGCCCCTTAATGCTTCACGATTCCTCGACTAGGACTGTCCTGTTTCAACAAAGAAAGTTCATCAAAGTTAAACGGTGCACTTGTTTTGGGGGTGAACATGGAGGTGCTAGTCAGTGTCTGGAACGACGGTTGAGGCCAGAAAAGTGACGGAGACTAAGAGCTGGTTCGGCCCACTGTCTCGGGTTCGATGTGGTCATCAGTGCAGGTAGCCTTGAATACGGGTTTTATCCGCACTGGGGCGACAACAAAGTACAAACTAGTCGACGCAGAGTAACTGCCGTGACGGGAGGGGTTGTTCGTGACCTGAGGGGCCATGGAACCTCCTGAGGGGGTTTGGAGGGGTCACCCAGAACTTTTGGTCAATCCGTCAGACCCGTACTCCGTAAAGTGGGAGGTTGGAGGGGAACGCTGAAGGAGGGGTGCCTCTGCAACTCTGCGCCATGGCCTCCCTTTCTTGTCGCAGATGAGGAAAGGGGTTGAGAAATGAAGATCGATAGTAGGAATCAGAACACAAAAAATGCAGGGTGATTAATGAAAAGGGGATGCGATGAATAATAATTGGCGATGTGAGGAAGAATCCTAGGGTGGAAATGAAAGGGATTACACGAATCATGTTGGATGGCAATCTCCGTGTGGCATTTTGAGACAAGCCGCCATCTTTGTTGGTCCTTGGAGGGGCAAAGGGGGCCTGAGTATGACAGAGGAGATTGGGAAAGGGTTTCGAGGGGCTGTGATGTCGCTTATCCCTTTTCTTCAAAACATTTAGATACAATCATGCtctgcagcagcgaagaactGGTTGATCAGTGATCACGCTGTCATTGTTGCGGATTCATTCGGCTTCTCCTGTGGGCGGCCCCGCAGCCGCCTCTACCAGGTTTTCGCGTCCGCTGTGTCGTCAGATGCGGACACTGGACGCCGTTTAGTCAGTGGACGAGATGCTTGCTTAGGATAGTTAAGTCgattattaacttattaatatatagagtgAAGCCAACAATGAAAGGGTGGTGTGatccagtctccagtctcgaCAGGGATAGATAAGATTTCCGATGGAGACATGAATATGCTTTGGAGAGTGTGGGTTCTTTATTTCCATCAGACCTCAACAGGTAAGAGCCCTAGCCTGAAGCCAACAGAAACAGCCGTACTTATgcccaaagaggaagaaagaaagaaagaaaggcaaaTGAGATCCCGCCGAGTTTGCCAAATATTGATTGTGTTGACGGTCTCGACCTGAGGTGTAGATAATCCAATAGAATGTGCGCATATTTCCACATTTCATGAATAGATTGTCAAGGGGCAAGGATGTTGCTTCAAAAGGTAGATTGTTATATcatgtttgtttttttgcTCTTGTCCGACTCCGATCCCGATGCAAGTGGGCAATCTTGATAACTCACAAAAGACGTGGGACTGGTGGGATGCGCTCTCATATGTGAGATCGCGAAGGGGCCCCAAATGGAAAAAACCCAGCCTACCACATGCTCTGGCCAGGGCGACGCGAGCGTGAGATTTGATATGTTCTTTTCGGCTGAACCGGGCTGATGGGTTAGAAGAACAGACGGAGCGTCCATGTGGGCTGGAGTGGGCTGGCGGTGCTTTGTTTTGCTGTCGGTCGGTATTTTATTTGAATTATTCGTAATTTGAGACGGAGCCCGGACAGCTGAGGACACGCGCTCTAGCCCGTTCCTGCCTAGTGTCGTCACGCTGTTAGTCAGAAATGACGGGGGCGGCGCCCATTGGCAGAGTGCGCGTAGCGGGGACGGTGCGTGGTTACAGGCCCCCCTCCGTGCTTCCCGGCAACAGCCCCTCTTTCACCAAGACTGACCACGGCCGCCTCACTGTCACGGCCCAGCGATCGCCCCAAATCGCCCATCGGCTTTCTGCCCACGACCTGCCGCGCCTGCTCGCACTGCACTCACTCCCCCCCTCGCTCGCTCCCTTTCTTTTTGACCAGCCCGGTCTCCCACTTCTCGCGGTCCAactttctcctcatccatTCAATatcccctcttctccctcctctcctctctctcctcttctttcccctcctcttctaccCCCCTCCCTATTCAACACctctccattctccttctctctttcaACGGTCCTTCTGAGTTGTTTGTCCTTCCCGCCTTTTGGCCACACACCTTGTTTTACTCCCCCTCGTCCGCCTGTGGCTGGACCCTACCCTAGAATAATCCCACCTCGAACTGTCTCCGCGCCCAAGGAATGATCAGACATCAACTCGAATACTTGTCGTCAGCCCGCCTTCAGAACCGGTGTGAAGCCACAATCGGGACGATACCACGCTTGTCCGCGACGTCGATACTGTGCTAAGGAAAATCCGGTGGCCCGACTGTTGCTACACCCGTCTCAGAGCAATGGCCCCAAGCGCATCAAATACGGCGAATAACTCgcccgcgaagaagacgtcTGCCCCCGAGAAGAAGTACAAGTGCCAATTTTGCAACCGCGCCTTTAGTAGGAGTGAGCACCGCAGCCGACACGAGCGATCGCGTGAGTTCCACGTCTCTTTCCCTCCCTCCACCCTAGCCTCCGTCCTGCCTTTCGAGGGTGACTCGAGAGGTTATATGAGTCTGCTCCAACTTTCCCCACTAGCCTTGCTTTGAATATAAAACTGAACTGCTGCTAACCTTCTGTGACTTATAATAGACACGAAAGAACGCCCTTTCAAGTGTTTGAAGTGTAGAAGCACATTTGTTCGCAGAGATCTCCTGCTTCGACATGACCGAACTGTCCACGCCAAAGATGGCGGTGTTCCTCTAGTTTCAGAGGGGCGTCGCCGgggtggtggcggcgttcGCAAggcttcctctccagcccccTCTAAGCCCTCGGTCACGATTGATCCTACTACACTGGAGCAAATCGAGGCAAGCAGCGATGGTATGGTCGACCTTGAAACAGCAGCCATGTTGATGACAGATTTCCAACATaaggctgcagcagctgctACTGGTAAAATCCATGATCGCGCCGAGTCGGACCGGTCCTTTTCCCCCGGACGTGGCTCTCTCCTTGAGCCCCCTGTTTCATACTTATCCGGCAATGCGACCCTGCCTCAAATGCCTTGGGACTCGTTGGTTTCGCCCACTGAGACCAAGCATCACATGGCTTCCCCCTTTGCAACCCAAGATGCGGCTTCGGACTCCCATGGACTACCTGTCATGGACCGACATGCTGGCGACTCCATGGCCCCGTCGTTGCACTCTCTGGTCAACTCACTTCCAGTCTCTGGGAACTCTACGCCGAATGCGCTGTCACCGTATCCTTCCATGACCGGCCCTGTTAGCCCCGTCAACTATCGCAGATCTCCAGGGCCTAGCCAGGCTCTGACTTTGCCCAAGTCACCTCAGGTTGCTAACGATCTGGAGCGAAACCAGATCGTGGAGCGCATTCGTTTCGCGGACTCGCTCGGTGTGCTTCCGGAAACGTTCATACTCCCGGAAACACCGGCTTTGAACAAGTACCTCTCGACCTATTTCAACCTATATCATCACCATCTTCCCTTCCTGCACCAGGAATCGTTCAAGCCAACTACTGCCTCCACGCCACTATTGCTTGCCGTTCTTTCAATAGGTGCTCTGTACACCTTTGAAAGACAACACGCGTTTATGCTCCACGTTGGGTCCAAGATGCTGGTCAACCAGTTTCTCCAGCACAAGGACAACTTTGACTCGAGAAAATGCCCTCTTTGGGCCATGCAAAGCACATTGCTGAACATGATCTTTGAGAGTTGGAGTGGTGATGCAAAGGGTCTTGAGTGGACTTGCTCAATCAAGAGTCTTCTGGCCAACATGGTCGCTGGTAACCGTTATCAACTGAAGCTTCGCACGGAAGCCCGTGAAGGACGTCGCCCAACTAGGGAGGAGTGGATTGAGGATGAGTCTTGCCGCCGGACTTACTATGCCGTATATATCTTCTTTGGCATGCTCACGCTGACCTTCAACCACACTCCCGCAATGAGCTTTGATGAGTTTGATAACTTGGAGTTGCCCTCATCTGAATCAATGTGGAATCTCGACGTCACTGACGATGAGGCGTGGCGCCGAAGCTTGTCTTCTGCCACGTCGATGACCGTTCGCGACGCTCATGATTGCCTCTTTCAGGGCGAGCAGACGCGCTACAGTGCATTCGCTACCCGTGTTCTGATTAACGCCCTGTTTTTGCAGGTGTGGAATCACAAGAGAAGCTTTGAAGCTCTTCAAGACGTAGTCACTGAGTACAAACTCCGCCTCGCTTTGGAAACTTGGGAAAACTCTCTTGAGGTCTGCGAACCCGAAACGATTGTCGTTCCCCTCAGCACTCCTCAAAATGGACACCCTCTCATTTTCAACTCTATGGCTGTTTACCGTAACACTCGTGCACGCCTTGAGGTTGACCTGAAATCCATCCAGGAAGCCATGCGCTATCACTCTTCCTACGAAGTTGCGGCTGCAATGACCGTCGCTCGTGAGAAGGTCAAGCGCTCACAGGAGATGAACAAGGTTATCCAGTCTTGCTTCGAATGCATTGAAATCGCCGCAATTCGAGGAATCAACTGGGTTGCCAAGACCTCTGCTACCAACTGGAGTGTCGAACACCCGCTTTGCGGTTTGGATTTGATGGTGATTCTCAGCCTCTGGCTTTATCGCCTGGAACATGACGAGGAGCCTGCCTCTGAGGCAGAGATGGCCATCTACAACAAGGTCCGGAATTTGTTTGATGACGATGCCGTCGACTCATGTGGTAAACTAAGCTCCACCGTTGCCCGTGTATGGGGTAATATCCTAGACGGTGTGGTGGTTTGGGGGTAGGTTAATCCGTACTTTCCATTTGCAGTATCTATGTCCAGAAACTAATGTTGTTGCAGAATTACCAAACTCATGGGCGAGTCATTCAAGCTTCACTCCCAGGCCTTGGTTGGTTACGAGGACTCTCTACGAGTTGCAAAGGACCAGCCTATCCATGCTGTGCCTACCAAATCACTCGCAAGCGTTGGCACCGCGTACTAGCTCAACAGCATATCCCAGTTGGGGGCCTCGACCCCCACTCGATTTAATCCGTCACTCGTTTATAACCCTTTGGGTGCTGCCGATAATTGCAGCTCAACCCGTGTTTGATTTCCTTCTGTTCTCTCATTACTCTGTTTGCCATCGTTCTGCTTTTTTTGGGTTTGCAATCTCGGAATATTGGGTCGGGGAACGGATGCAAGAATGTTGGCGGCGAATTGTGTTTTCGACTTCTGGGATGCTACGACCTGGACCGCCGCATAATGCTTCTTGCTGGTGTTTCCCCAACTTTTTATATTGATGTTTCTGCATTTTGCTGTTATgatttctcttttttcttttcttttcttttttttgcaaGAGCCCACGGGAGTCAGGTGTGATTTTTTCTCTTGTTCATGGGCTGTTCCTCCTGGCAACAACTCAACACCCGGCTGGTCCTGTGTGTTCTTCTCTCGCACATATGGAGTTTTCG
Above is a window of Aspergillus puulaauensis MK2 DNA, chromosome 2, nearly complete sequence DNA encoding:
- a CDS encoding C2H2-type zinc finger protein (COG:K;~EggNog:ENOG410PGSQ;~InterPro:IPR036236,IPR013087,IPR007219;~PFAM:PF04082;~go_function: GO:0003677 - DNA binding [Evidence IEA];~go_function: GO:0008270 - zinc ion binding [Evidence IEA];~go_process: GO:0006351 - transcription, DNA-templated [Evidence IEA]), producing the protein MAPSASNTANNSPAKKTSAPEKKYKCQFCNRAFSRSEHRSRHERSHTKERPFKCLKCRSTFVRRDLLLRHDRTVHAKDGGVPLVSEGRRRGGGGVRKASSPAPSKPSVTIDPTTLEQIEASSDGMVDLETAAMLMTDFQHKAAAAATGKIHDRAESDRSFSPGRGSLLEPPVSYLSGNATLPQMPWDSLVSPTETKHHMASPFATQDAASDSHGLPVMDRHAGDSMAPSLHSLVNSLPVSGNSTPNALSPYPSMTGPVSPVNYRRSPGPSQALTLPKSPQVANDLERNQIVERIRFADSLGVLPETFILPETPALNKYLSTYFNLYHHHLPFLHQESFKPTTASTPLLLAVLSIGALYTFERQHAFMLHVGSKMLVNQFLQHKDNFDSRKCPLWAMQSTLLNMIFESWSGDAKGLEWTCSIKSLLANMVAGNRYQLKLRTEAREGRRPTREEWIEDESCRRTYYAVYIFFGMLTLTFNHTPAMSFDEFDNLELPSSESMWNLDVTDDEAWRRSLSSATSMTVRDAHDCLFQGEQTRYSAFATRVLINALFLQVWNHKRSFEALQDVVTEYKLRLALETWENSLEVCEPETIVVPLSTPQNGHPLIFNSMAVYRNTRARLEVDLKSIQEAMRYHSSYEVAAAMTVAREKVKRSQEMNKVIQSCFECIEIAAIRGINWVAKTSATNWSVEHPLCGLDLMVILSLWLYRLEHDEEPASEAEMAIYNKVRNLFDDDAVDSCGKLSSTVARVWGNILDGVVVWGITKLMGESFKLHSQALVGYEDSLRVAKDQPIHAVPTKSLASVGTAY